The Fuscovulum sp. sequence TGGTGCTTGACGACATAGTCGCCCACCCGCCAGACCGCATTGGACCGACCACCGGCCATGGCCTGCCAGTTTTCTGGCCGGAGGCGAGGGGCAAGCCGGGCTAGCGCGGCATGGGCGGCGGGCGGGGGCGTCATCATGGGGGCGGACCCTAACGCCGGGGACCGCCGCTGCAAGGGTGATCAGGGCATGCGCAGCGCCGTGACGTTCGTGGCGGAAACGGAGATGCCGCCCCGCAGGATCAGGGTGATCTGGTCGCCGTCGCGGCGTGCCTCTTCGATGCGGGCGTAGGATTGGACGGGATCAGTGCGGATCACTTTATCCCCCTGCCGACTTTCCAGCCGTAATTGATAGCGACCGGCGGGAAGCGCCGTCCCCGCGGCATCGGCACCCAACCATGAATAGCTGCGGCTGCCCATTGGCACGGTTTCGCGCGAGACGAGTTTGCCGGTGGAATCCGTAACTGTGAGAACAAGGTTATCCGCTGTTGGGGCAGGGTTCGGGGTCAGAGTGATGGGGCGGCCCTCAAACCAGACATCGGCAGGGGTCCGCGCCTCTTGCCCGATCCAACCGGAAAGTTGCGCCATGCCCATCAGGCTGAACTGTGCGGCGAGGTCGTTTAAAAGCTTGTTGGTTTGCACCTGCTGTTCGACGCCAGAAAAGGTGGCCAACTGCACCGCGAAATCCGTGGAGTTGAGAGGGTTCAGGGGATCCTGATTCTGCATCTGGGTGGTGAGCATTTTCAGGAACGTCGTGAAATCCGCCCCAGGCGAGGCCGCGGTCGTGGAGGGCGTGCGGGCATTCGTGTTGGGCGCTGAGGAAGTGGGTGGTGTATTCATGGCAATCCTTTCAGAGCCGAAGGTCGAGTGTGCCGGGCGATGCGTTTGGGCGAGGGGGTGGGGGGCGTTGATCCGCAGCGGGCGGTGGGCTGGACGGGCTCGCGGCAGCCGGCGACGGAGCGCTGTGCTGTGACGGGGCATCCTGTCCGCCGCCGCCTGCAAAGCTGAGCGACGCGCCGGCAAAGCCGGCCTGCCGCAGGTCAGCCAGTACCTGATCCCCCTGCCGTCGGAGAAGATCGAGCGTTTGGGGTTCATCGACCGCAAGGTGGATGTGCAGGCCCTGATCCGTTTGCTTTACCTCAAACCGCAGGGTGCCCAGTTCATCCGGGCGCAAGGTCAGGGTGACAGGGCCATCCGGGGCGATCTGGACCAGACGCAGAATTTCTTCTGTCAGCGGCATCGGGCTGATCGGGGGGCGGGACGGAATGGCGGAATCGGGGGCGTGTGGACGGGGTAGCTCTGCCGGGATTGGGGCGAAGGGGGAAGCGTCGGCGACCAACGGCTGTGGATAAACGTAGATTTCTGCAATGTTCGTGACGAAAAGCGGGTTTCCTGCCATGGCCGTACCAGAGACCGAGCCGCTGTCGATGGCGGCAGGCAAGGCCTGTGGCGCAAAGGACCCGGCCGTTGAGTCGGTATTTGGAGCGAACATCCTTGAAGGTGGGGCGGGGCTAAACAGCGGACCTGGTGCAGGAGCCCCAAACGACCGTTCCAGCGCAGGAGAGGATGGCATAGCGGCCGTTTCGGCCCAGATTCTCGCGGCACGGAAAGCGGGTTCTGGTGTCGTTGCGGGTTCGGTGCCGGATTGGACATGGGCAAATGGGGATACTTCGCTGGCAGGCGAAGGCAACGCGACCGCTGGGATTGGGGCGACGAATTGCGTCGCGTTTGGATCGCGTGGCGGTTCGGATTGCGCTGATGCCTGCGGAAACGGCAGGTCCAAGACCTGCACGCGCAACGGGGAAAGGTCGTGGTCGGCTTGCATCGCTGATGGTGGCACCGCTGCGGCCGGTTGAGGCCGGCGGACAGATTCGTTTGGCAGCAAGGCTGCATCTTCCATATTCGTGCTTTCCCGAGTCCTTGGCAGGAGAAGCGGGTCCAATCCCGAAACGGAGATGGGCAAGGCAGGGGTTCTGGCTGCGGCGGGCGGTGCGCGGGATTGATCGGGTCTGGGTATGATTTGTGCTTTGTCAGAGACGTTTTCGACCTGATACTTGCTAGCTTCCTGCAACAGATCCGCATGAGAGAATTCCGGCCATGGAACCCTGGCGGGCGCAGCGGAGACCGCAGCGGCCGCGACTTCAGATTCGGCAAGGGGTGGCCGGAAAGCCAAACTTGAACGCGGTTCCGCCCTATCCCCCATACTGCTGAGATGTGCGCCAGTGCCCTGTGGATGGGGCATCGCGCTGCGCGCGGGCACCCCATCGGCATTGGCGCGGGGAAGCGGGGAAGCCCCGACCATTGTGTCCAAGGATTGAGGTCCAAAAGGCTCTGTTACGGCGGAAACTGGTATTCCTTTGCCTTGCGGAACCGTGGGCCGCTCTTTCTGGGTGGGAACCGTGCTCCCCATGGCAGGGGTTTCCGGGTGAGAAGGATCATCGCTTCCGGCTGAAGACGGCATTTGCGCGGGCATGACCGGCTGCGACGCGGCGGAGAGATCGGCAAAGGCCATCGCAGCCATGCTGAAAACCTGCGGCGGCTGTGCCGGATCGGGCAATTTCGGCGATGTCAGGGTCGATTCGGATCTTTGCGAGGCTTTGTCTTCTGCAGCCGGCTGTGGGGTGGCAGTGTCAGCGTCGCTTGGCGGCGGACGGGTTACTATGGCCATCGTGCCAGTTGGCAGAGATGCCGCAACGGGTGCATCAGGCGACGGCTGTGTCGCGTTCTGGTGGGGGATCAGGGGATCAGTGTCCAGCGGTTCGCGACCGGGCAGCTGATCCAAATCTGCGGCGAGCGTTTGCGGATTGGCACCGGATTCGGCCATGACAGCGAGGAAGGCAGTCACTTCCGCGCCCACTGCGGTGCTGGGGGCCGCAGGCGTGGAAGGCAATTGCTGGAGACGAACAGGCTGGATCATGTTGGGTCAGACTTCTGTCAGGTGGTCCGACTTTGGCCTTCACCGATTACCAAATCTTTACTGCCGATGGCCCAAGATGCGGAAAATCTGCCCCATTTCCCAAACAGGAGCACCGCGATGCAGGTATCCCCGCCACTAACGAGACCGGGCACAGTCCCCGACAACCCCTTGCGGGCCAAGGCAGCCGAATTGGAAACCGCCTTTCTGGCAGAAATGCTGCGACATGCGGGGCTTGGCACGCAAACGGGCAGCTTTGGCGGGGGGATCGGGGCCGAGCAGTTCGCATCCTTCCTGCGCGAAGGGCAGGCAAAGGCGATGGTGCAGGCAGGGGGCATCGGGTTGACCGAATCGCTGTTCCGCGCGCTGGAGGAGACTGCGAAATGAACGATGCAGAGGCGGAGGCGGAGGCGGTTCTGGGCGCAATGCACCATGCGATTCGCACGGCACAGTTCGATGAGTTAGAGACAATTTCAGCCAAGTTAGAGACAGTTTTATCTGGCTTGGGGGCCTTGGAAGGCGATGCGCCGGCACGGCTGCGCGGCATGGCAGAGCGCAACACCAATTGTCTTGCGGCGGCGGCTCAAGGATTGCGCGCGGGTCGGCGGCGGCTGGTTGAGATTGCGGCGGCAGAACGGGCCGATACCTATGACCGCAGCGGTGCGCGCAGGGCCCTATCGACGCCGGTGCCCGGGCGGAGGCTGTGATTTGACTCAATTCCAAACCATTTCCCCCGGTCGCATCAGCAAAGGCTTAACCGCTGCGAGGTGAAATGGACGGGCATCCCGAAGCGGGGTGGCGCGGTGGTCCGTGACCGCACGCATCGGGGGGAACCCGAAAGGTCAATCCGCGCCAAAGGCGCACTTTCAAAGGGAATGAAGATGTCATCCATTCTGACCAACAACGGCGCCATGGTTGCGCTGCAGACGATGAAAAGCATCAATATCAACCTCGGCATGACCCAATCCGAGATTTCGACCGGCAAGTCGGTCGCTTCGGCCAAGGACAACGCCA is a genomic window containing:
- a CDS encoding flagellar hook capping FlgD N-terminal domain-containing protein, producing the protein MNTPPTSSAPNTNARTPSTTAASPGADFTTFLKMLTTQMQNQDPLNPLNSTDFAVQLATFSGVEQQVQTNKLLNDLAAQFSLMGMAQLSGWIGQEARTPADVWFEGRPITLTPNPAPTADNLVLTVTDSTGKLVSRETVPMGSRSYSWLGADAAGTALPAGRYQLRLESRQGDKVIRTDPVQSYARIEEARRDGDQITLILRGGISVSATNVTALRMP
- a CDS encoding rod-binding protein — its product is MQVSPPLTRPGTVPDNPLRAKAAELETAFLAEMLRHAGLGTQTGSFGGGIGAEQFASFLREGQAKAMVQAGGIGLTESLFRALEETAK
- a CDS encoding flagellar hook-length control protein FliK, whose product is MPLTEEILRLVQIAPDGPVTLTLRPDELGTLRFEVKQTDQGLHIHLAVDEPQTLDLLRRQGDQVLADLRQAGFAGASLSFAGGGGQDAPSQHSAPSPAAASPSSPPPAADQRPPPPRPNASPGTLDLRL